In Chryseobacterium sp. C-71, the genomic window TTTAATTTATTAATAATCAATACTTTAAATTAAATATTAATTTTTATTAATATTTTCTTTGGTAATTCGGGTAAACAATGTATAATTGTATTGTTTCATTATGAAGCAATGAAAAAAAAGCACATCTGTTATTAATTATTTATTTCAAGGTATTCTTATTTGAATATCTATTTCTCAACAATAAATGAATTTCCTTTTCATCTAAAGTTGAAATACAATTTGGAATTAGATTGAAGTTTTACATGAACTATGTTTTTTTAAAAATTAAAAAGTAGCAGGTTACTAAAAATTCCAAACAGTTTTAATGAATGTAGAAATCACCCAAAATTGGGTGCAGGAAATGTTGTGCCTTGGAAAAAGGATAAAAAAGAAAAGACAAACTATATAATAAAACATGAGAAAATCTACACTTAAAATTTCAGCTCTTGGACTGATGCTTTCCTTCGCCACAGCTTTTGCACAGGAAAAGACAAACAGTCTTGCAGTGAAAAGCGCTATCAATGCTGCTGCAAAAACAGAGGAAGGCGTAAAAACCGTGACCACCTCTTCAAAAGAAGACAACAACAGAAACGTAATGCTGAACGCAGCCAATAACACAAGTCCAAGAGACGTGAATATCGGTTTGCCCTCAACTGTGGGTGGAATTACCATTCTTGAAAACGACTTGCCCGCAGTATACTTCTTCTGGCCGGAACTTCCCAACAAAACGTGGAGGCAAAGTGTAGGCTTAGAAAAAACAGGACTGCTAAAGATGGATCAATTGGCAAATACAATGGGTGACCTTGGTTTTGCAGTTAACTCTTATTCTCAAATCGGAACAAAGGATTTAAAAGTAAAAGGAAAATTTACAACAAGCACTTTCGGCTGGCTGCAGGGTGATGCCAATGTTTCGGGTCCTATATCTAAAAACGGCTGGACGTACACAGTTGGTGCCTTCGCCAATTTTGACCCGAGCACCTATAAATTGGGTTTTGCCAGAAATGCCGATGAAACAAAGATTTTCAGAGCCGGAATAACCAAATATTTTAATGACGATAAGGGTAAAATCTCAGTTTTATACAAATATGCTGATTCGTACAGTCTTACCAATTATGCGGTTTTTGAATACGGACCGGAAGGTAAGGTAACCGAGCTGGATAACTTCAAAATCGGTAGAGATTCTTACATAGTGCGTGAGGGAAATATGAAGTTTAAAGACGTTCTTTCCGGACAGACCTATTTTGCAAATCTTGCAGGGAATGATAACAGGTCTAGCTCTCATAACATTGACGTTGTCGGAAATTATCTGCTGAATAACGGCTGGAATTTCAAATTCTCAACACGAGCCCACTTCTCAAAAGTAAAAATGGCCAACAGCATTCCTTTAAGTATTTTCAATGCTACCCCGGGAGCTGGTTACACACTGGCTTCAAACGGACAGGCGTATTCAGGCCCAGTCGGAACGCAATTGGCAATGTACACGCCGGAAACACCGATTACGAGTGTTGCAGGACGTTTTTCACTGAACAAACAGGTGGGAAATCATAACCTTACCGTAGGTGTTTTGGAGCAATATTATCACATTGATAAATTCACCTCAAACCGTTCTTTCTTCTACCAAACGGTTGGCGCGCAGCCTCAAAGATTAATCGGTCCCAATACAGATGCAGACGGTTTCTACAACTACAATACCGGCGCAGAATACCACAGCGGAACAGAAAATAAACTGTCTGTTTATGGAACAGATGAATGGAAAGTTTCTGATAATTTCAACTTGAGCTACGGTTTGCATCTGAAAAATCACATTCTGGACGGAGAATATTCTTTAACACCAAGAACGGTTGGTTTCAGCTTTACAGATCCAAGTCAATTCAATCAGATTAATCAGAGCTTTTTCCAGATTGGAGGTAGCTTGAACGCAACATACAACATTACCAAAAATTTTGGCGTGATCGCAAACGCTTTATACACCGAAGAAAACAGAAGACTGGAAAGTTATTCACAGGCTTTTGAACCCAATACCAATAAAATTAAAAGTCCGCTTGGTGCAATCGGAGTGTTCTGGAATACAGACTGGATTCAGCTGATTTCTCAGGCGACTTATCTGAAGAAAAATAACAACCTGAACCGATACAATCTTGTAAATCCAGCCAACAGTTCTCAGGCGCAGGTTGCAACGGTTTATTACGATATTCAGACATTGGGATGGACAACGGATTTTGTTTTAAAGCCATTCAAAGGATTTAACTTGCATTATTTGGTGACGTTCCAGAATCCGGTTTACAAGAAATTTAATTTTGATGCATTCGGAACTTCATATAACTACAGCGACAACAATGTGTTGGGTGTTGCTAAAACTTTAATGGAAATCGACCCGAGTTACACGATTGACAAGTGGAGATTCTGGGCAAGTTTCAGATATTTTTCAAAACAATATGCAAACCTTACCAACGCTTTATATTTCGCTCCAAGATGGGAAACTTTCGGTGGGGTAAGTTATACGGTGAACAAAAATATCAACCTTGGCGCAACGGTTATCAACTTCCTGAACCAAAGAGGGGCGAGCGGAACCATAAACGGTGCTGAACTGATTACCGATGCAAGTCCATACTACGGAAAATTATTGACGGGAACTTACATTATGCCACTAACAGGTCAGTTTTCTGTAAGCTTTAATTTCTAAAATTTAAAACAATGAAAAAATCAGTATTCAATATCGCCGCTTTATTTTTGGGTGTGACTGCATTTTCTCAAAATATCCAAACCGTGACCAATTCCAAAGGTCCTGTTTTAGGATATTCTGCAGATTCAGGCGTCAAGATTTTGACGGTGGGCGGAAATAAATTCAAAGATTTAAACAAAAACGGAAAACTCGACAAATACGAAGACTGGAGACTTCCGGTTGACGAAAGAGCCAAAGATTTAGCTTCAAAAATGTCCGTCGAGCAGATTGCAGGATTAATGTTGTACAGTGGTCACCAATCGGTTCCGGCTCCTGCAGAAGGTTTCAGAGCAGGAAAATACAA contains:
- a CDS encoding TonB-dependent receptor, which produces MRKSTLKISALGLMLSFATAFAQEKTNSLAVKSAINAAAKTEEGVKTVTTSSKEDNNRNVMLNAANNTSPRDVNIGLPSTVGGITILENDLPAVYFFWPELPNKTWRQSVGLEKTGLLKMDQLANTMGDLGFAVNSYSQIGTKDLKVKGKFTTSTFGWLQGDANVSGPISKNGWTYTVGAFANFDPSTYKLGFARNADETKIFRAGITKYFNDDKGKISVLYKYADSYSLTNYAVFEYGPEGKVTELDNFKIGRDSYIVREGNMKFKDVLSGQTYFANLAGNDNRSSSHNIDVVGNYLLNNGWNFKFSTRAHFSKVKMANSIPLSIFNATPGAGYTLASNGQAYSGPVGTQLAMYTPETPITSVAGRFSLNKQVGNHNLTVGVLEQYYHIDKFTSNRSFFYQTVGAQPQRLIGPNTDADGFYNYNTGAEYHSGTENKLSVYGTDEWKVSDNFNLSYGLHLKNHILDGEYSLTPRTVGFSFTDPSQFNQINQSFFQIGGSLNATYNITKNFGVIANALYTEENRRLESYSQAFEPNTNKIKSPLGAIGVFWNTDWIQLISQATYLKKNNNLNRYNLVNPANSSQAQVATVYYDIQTLGWTTDFVLKPFKGFNLHYLVTFQNPVYKKFNFDAFGTSYNYSDNNVLGVAKTLMEIDPSYTIDKWRFWASFRYFSKQYANLTNALYFAPRWETFGGVSYTVNKNINLGATVINFLNQRGASGTINGAELITDASPYYGKLLTGTYIMPLTGQFSVSFNF